A window of Lacibacter sediminis contains these coding sequences:
- a CDS encoding pectinesterase family protein: protein MKKRLTIVLSCALIFLLMSISATSQQKLIVAQDGSGNYKTVQEAINSLSDSSAVTRSIYIKKGIYKEKIFIKKNNLVLEGEDRTTTVITAAIARDEWRCDHIDDWGVATMNVGANDITLKNLTVTNSYGFDFLQDRVVACAADTVNKKKTITKGSHQMALRTMGCTRLKAINCYFRAYAGDTVSPWEVENGLWYFKDCVMEGGVDFYCPRGWAFAENCEFIANTGSAAIWHDGSRHQDSKTVLLNCRFKGYDGFLLGRYHRDAQFYLINCLFADNMKDAPIYRVVTTNNMQWGERIYYYNCHRKAGDYAWFNNNISKELVEKINAQWVFGDRWKL from the coding sequence ATGAAAAAACGCCTGACGATAGTATTGAGTTGTGCATTGATTTTTTTACTGATGAGTATTTCAGCAACCAGTCAACAGAAACTAATTGTTGCACAGGATGGAAGTGGAAATTATAAAACAGTACAAGAAGCGATCAATAGTTTAAGCGATTCATCAGCGGTTACAAGATCGATCTATATTAAGAAAGGGATCTACAAGGAAAAGATCTTCATCAAAAAAAATAATCTCGTACTCGAAGGCGAAGACAGAACAACAACTGTTATAACAGCTGCCATTGCAAGAGATGAGTGGCGTTGCGATCATATAGATGATTGGGGCGTTGCCACCATGAATGTTGGCGCCAATGATATTACATTGAAAAACCTCACCGTTACAAACAGCTATGGGTTTGATTTTTTACAAGACAGAGTTGTTGCCTGTGCAGCTGATACGGTGAACAAAAAGAAAACGATCACAAAGGGTAGTCACCAGATGGCACTGCGAACCATGGGCTGCACAAGGTTAAAAGCCATCAACTGTTATTTCCGTGCATATGCAGGTGATACAGTCAGTCCATGGGAAGTAGAAAATGGTCTTTGGTATTTTAAAGATTGTGTGATGGAAGGAGGAGTTGATTTTTATTGTCCACGTGGTTGGGCATTTGCAGAGAACTGTGAGTTTATTGCCAACACAGGTTCTGCTGCAATATGGCATGATGGTTCAAGACATCAAGATTCAAAAACCGTTTTGCTCAATTGCAGGTTTAAAGGTTATGATGGATTTCTGTTGGGTCGCTATCATCGTGATGCACAGTTTTATCTCATCAATTGTTTGTTTGCAGATAACATGAAAGATGCGCCCATCTATCGTGTGGTAACAACCAATAACATGCAGTGGGGCGAACGGATCTACTATTACAATTGTCACCGGAAAGCAGGCGATTATGCATGGTTCAATAATAATATCAGTAAGGAATTGGTTGAAAAGATCAATGCACAATGGGTGTTTGGTGATCGATGGAAGTTATAA
- a CDS encoding tagaturonate reductase: MQLSRETLSKLNGAVQSVPTDALFALPEKVLQFGTGVLLRGLPDYFIDKANKKGIFNGRVVIVKSTDSGGTDAYEVQDGLYTHCISGIRQQKITEEYIINSSISRVLSAKSQWQQILDCASNPEMEIIISNTTEVGIVLVEEDKITNNPPVSFPGKLLAFLHERYKAFNGDVTKGMVIVPTELITDNGTKLQAIVMELAHLNNADYAFIDWLENANTFCNSLVDRIVPGKLPVAQQKATEAKLGFTDELMIMSEPYSLWAIETSNPKVKEVLSFAKADEGVVITNDINKQRELKLRLLNGTHTFSCGIAFLSGFETVKEAMENKTMGLYVYDLMHHEIAPCVSNEKISVLEAREFSGNVLDRFRNPFIDHKWISITLNYSHKMRMRNIPLLLKHFEQDLYVPGSMALGFAAYILFMKCEHSESGTYYGEANGVVYPIQDEHAGYFHQLWKNNKPADVVKKALANEQILGHDLSELPGFAFAVSSYMNAMMEEGVLNTVKNYQLNRDKVESNEA, encoded by the coding sequence ATGCAATTATCAAGAGAAACGTTATCGAAATTAAACGGCGCAGTACAATCTGTTCCCACTGATGCATTGTTTGCATTACCTGAAAAAGTACTTCAGTTTGGTACAGGTGTGTTGTTGCGTGGATTGCCTGATTATTTTATCGACAAGGCAAATAAGAAAGGCATATTCAATGGCCGTGTTGTAATAGTAAAATCAACCGATAGTGGTGGCACCGATGCGTATGAAGTGCAGGATGGTTTATACACCCATTGCATCAGCGGCATCCGTCAGCAAAAAATTACGGAAGAGTATATCATCAACTCATCCATCAGTCGTGTACTTTCTGCAAAATCACAATGGCAGCAAATATTGGATTGTGCTTCCAATCCTGAAATGGAGATCATCATTTCCAATACAACTGAGGTTGGAATTGTATTGGTAGAAGAAGATAAGATCACGAACAATCCACCGGTATCGTTCCCCGGTAAACTGCTTGCCTTTCTGCATGAACGTTATAAAGCGTTCAATGGTGACGTAACGAAGGGAATGGTGATCGTACCGACAGAACTCATCACTGACAATGGAACAAAACTCCAGGCGATTGTGATGGAACTGGCCCATCTCAACAATGCAGATTATGCATTTATTGATTGGCTGGAGAATGCAAATACATTTTGTAATTCTTTAGTTGATCGTATTGTTCCCGGCAAACTTCCTGTTGCACAACAAAAAGCAACGGAAGCAAAACTTGGTTTCACAGACGAACTAATGATCATGAGTGAACCTTACAGCTTGTGGGCCATTGAAACATCCAACCCAAAAGTAAAAGAGGTGTTGAGTTTTGCAAAGGCAGACGAAGGAGTTGTCATCACTAATGATATTAATAAACAGCGGGAACTGAAGCTGCGTTTGCTCAATGGTACACACACTTTCTCTTGCGGCATTGCTTTCCTTTCAGGCTTTGAAACAGTGAAGGAAGCAATGGAAAACAAAACAATGGGTTTATATGTGTATGATCTGATGCATCACGAGATAGCACCATGTGTGAGTAATGAAAAAATTTCGGTGCTGGAAGCACGTGAATTTTCAGGTAACGTTCTCGACCGTTTCCGCAACCCGTTTATCGATCATAAATGGATCAGCATTACACTAAATTATTCGCACAAAATGCGCATGCGTAACATACCTTTACTGCTCAAACATTTTGAACAGGATCTGTATGTTCCGGGTTCGATGGCATTGGGTTTTGCAGCATACATTTTATTTATGAAGTGTGAGCACAGCGAGAGCGGTACCTACTATGGTGAAGCTAACGGTGTGGTTTACCCGATACAGGATGAACACGCAGGTTATTTCCATCAGCTATGGAAGAATAACAAGCCCGCAGATGTGGTGAAGAAGGCTTTAGCGAATGAACAGATTCTCGGTCACGATCTTTCAGAATTACCCGGTTTTGCATTTGCAGTGAGTTCTTATATGAATGCGATGATGGAAGAAGGCGTGTTGAACACTGTAAAAAATTACCAGTTAAACCGGGATAAAGTTGAAAGTAACGAAGCCTGA
- the uxaC gene encoding glucuronate isomerase translates to MKKFLDSNFLLQSKTAEQLYHEFAKQMPIIDYHNHLPPEQVANNINFGNLTQVWLYGDHYKWRAMRTNGVNEKFITGNASDWEKFEQWSATVPYTLRNPLYHWTHLELQRYFNIHEVLNADSANRIYDDATAQLQHASHSVQGLLQQMNVKLICTTDDPVDDLKYHQQLRQQGSFTKMNPAFRPDKAMNVDDTIGFNNYLTQLEKAADTSISTFNDYLAALKKRHDYFAANGCAVSDHGLEEIYAEDYTQTEIVGIFAQVRSGGNLTFEEKKKFKSAMLVIFAEWDHEKGWVQQFHLGALRNNNSRMLQQLGPDTGWDSIGDFSQARALSKFLNRLDSNDKLAKTIIYNLNPADNELFATMIGNFNDGSVAGKVQWGSGWWFLDQKDGMTKQINALSNMGLLSRFVGMLTDSRSFLSFPRHEYFRRILCNMYGEEVENGELPNDIALIGKTIQDICYNNAKQYFNLQHLDAAETVTSKNI, encoded by the coding sequence ATGAAAAAATTTCTAGACAGTAACTTTTTACTGCAAAGCAAAACAGCCGAGCAACTCTACCACGAGTTTGCAAAGCAAATGCCCATCATTGATTATCACAATCACCTGCCTCCGGAGCAGGTAGCGAATAATATCAACTTCGGTAATCTCACGCAGGTGTGGTTGTATGGCGATCATTATAAATGGAGGGCCATGCGTACCAATGGTGTGAATGAAAAGTTCATCACCGGTAATGCCAGCGATTGGGAAAAATTTGAACAATGGTCGGCTACGGTTCCATATACCTTACGCAATCCTTTGTATCATTGGACGCACCTGGAATTGCAACGCTATTTCAACATTCATGAAGTACTGAATGCCGACAGCGCCAATCGAATTTATGATGATGCTACTGCACAATTGCAGCACGCATCACACAGCGTGCAGGGTTTATTGCAACAGATGAATGTAAAACTCATCTGCACAACGGATGATCCGGTTGATGATCTGAAATATCATCAGCAACTTCGTCAGCAAGGCAGCTTCACAAAAATGAATCCTGCTTTCCGTCCTGATAAGGCCATGAATGTGGATGATACCATCGGCTTCAATAACTATCTCACCCAATTGGAAAAAGCGGCTGACACTTCCATCAGCACCTTCAACGATTATTTAGCGGCATTGAAAAAGCGTCATGATTATTTTGCAGCGAATGGTTGTGCAGTATCAGATCATGGTTTGGAAGAGATCTATGCAGAAGATTATACACAGACAGAGATCGTAGGCATTTTTGCACAAGTGCGTAGTGGTGGCAACTTAACATTTGAAGAAAAGAAGAAGTTCAAAAGTGCGATGTTGGTGATCTTTGCAGAATGGGATCATGAAAAAGGATGGGTACAACAATTCCACCTTGGTGCATTGCGTAACAACAACAGCCGCATGTTGCAACAGTTGGGTCCAGATACAGGTTGGGACAGCATTGGTGATTTCTCCCAGGCAAGAGCTTTGTCAAAATTCTTGAACCGGTTAGACAGTAATGATAAACTGGCGAAGACCATCATCTATAACCTGAACCCTGCCGATAATGAATTGTTCGCAACCATGATCGGTAATTTCAATGATGGTTCCGTTGCAGGTAAAGTACAATGGGGCAGCGGTTGGTGGTTCCTCGATCAGAAAGATGGCATGACCAAACAGATCAACGCACTCAGCAATATGGGCTTACTCAGTCGTTTTGTTGGTATGTTAACTGACAGCAGAAGTTTCCTTTCATTCCCTCGTCATGAATATTTCCGTCGCATACTTTGCAACATGTATGGTGAAGAAGTGGAGAATGGTGAATTGCCGAATGATATTGCATTGATCGGAAAAACCATCCAGGATATCTGTTACAACAACGCAAAACAATATTTCAACCTGCAGCATCTCGATGCAGCAGAAACAGTCACATCAAAAAACATATAA
- the kduD gene encoding 2-dehydro-3-deoxy-D-gluconate 5-dehydrogenase KduD yields MQTLDLFNLSGKTALVTGCDTGLGMGMATALAEAGADIIGASIVEDYSAVKAAVEATGRKFTYHRVDIGNREALYAFINKVKEENKKIDILVNNAGIIMRKPAAEHPDEYWDKVVDINLNAQFILGREFGKHMIDNGGGKIIFTCSLLSFQGGINVPGYTATKSAVAGLVRAFGNEWGSKGVCVNGIAPGYIATNNTQALREDADRSQSILSRIPVGRWGVPEDFKGPVTFLASSASDYVNGTVLFVDGGWMAR; encoded by the coding sequence ATGCAAACTTTGGATCTCTTTAACCTTTCAGGTAAAACAGCATTAGTAACCGGTTGCGATACCGGTCTTGGTATGGGAATGGCAACAGCACTAGCTGAAGCAGGTGCAGATATTATTGGCGCTTCTATTGTGGAAGATTATTCTGCGGTGAAAGCTGCTGTTGAAGCAACAGGCCGCAAGTTCACCTATCACCGTGTTGATATCGGTAACCGTGAAGCGCTTTATGCATTCATCAATAAAGTAAAAGAAGAAAATAAAAAGATTGATATTCTTGTTAACAACGCAGGTATCATTATGCGTAAACCTGCTGCTGAACATCCTGATGAATATTGGGATAAAGTAGTTGACATCAACCTCAACGCACAATTCATTTTGGGTCGTGAGTTTGGTAAACACATGATCGATAACGGTGGCGGTAAGATCATTTTCACCTGTTCATTGTTAAGTTTCCAGGGTGGTATCAATGTACCCGGTTATACTGCAACTAAATCAGCTGTTGCCGGTTTGGTGCGTGCATTCGGTAATGAGTGGGGAAGCAAAGGTGTTTGTGTAAATGGTATTGCACCGGGTTATATCGCAACAAATAATACACAGGCGTTGCGTGAAGATGCAGACAGAAGTCAATCGATCTTAAGTCGTATTCCTGTTGGTCGTTGGGGTGTGCCTGAAGATTTCAAAGGACCGGTTACATTCCTTGCTTCATCAGCATCAGATTATGTAAATGGTACGGTGTTGTTTGTTGATGGTGGATGGATGGCGAGATAA
- the kduI gene encoding 5-dehydro-4-deoxy-D-glucuronate isomerase, translating to MATKKAKAPALQLKDYKSNTYMDGDMEVRFAVGPEETKGFDTQQLIDNFLVKDLLVADKLKLVYMHYDRVIVGGAVPVAKTLTLPNHPELRAEYFLERRELGIINVGGKGTVTADGKKFELDKLSCLYLGKGTQKVSFASASKKNPAVFYLLSSPAHATYPNAMFTKEQASPVELGAVETANKRTVYKYIHLDGLKSCQLVMGLTVLAPGSVWNSIPPHTHTRRMEVYLYFDLPEGQRLFHFMGNPMETRHMVMTNNEAVISPPWSTHFGCGTTNYGFIWGMAGENLVYTDMDPAPVPTLK from the coding sequence ATGGCAACAAAAAAGGCAAAAGCTCCGGCTCTGCAATTAAAAGATTATAAGAGCAACACGTACATGGATGGCGATATGGAAGTGCGTTTTGCAGTTGGACCGGAAGAAACAAAAGGATTCGATACACAACAGCTCATCGATAATTTTTTGGTGAAAGATCTGTTGGTAGCTGATAAACTGAAATTGGTTTATATGCATTACGATCGTGTAATTGTTGGCGGTGCAGTTCCTGTAGCAAAAACATTAACACTTCCGAATCATCCTGAATTAAGAGCTGAGTATTTTTTGGAAAGAAGAGAACTCGGTATCATTAATGTGGGCGGTAAAGGAACTGTAACTGCAGATGGTAAAAAGTTTGAACTGGATAAACTCTCCTGTTTGTATCTCGGCAAGGGAACACAAAAAGTAAGTTTTGCTTCAGCATCAAAAAAGAATCCTGCTGTATTTTATTTATTATCATCACCAGCGCATGCAACTTATCCAAACGCCATGTTCACCAAAGAACAGGCATCACCGGTTGAGTTGGGTGCAGTTGAAACTGCGAATAAACGTACTGTTTATAAATACATTCATCTTGATGGTTTAAAAAGCTGTCAGTTGGTGATGGGTTTAACGGTTCTTGCGCCGGGCAGTGTTTGGAATTCTATTCCGCCACATACACATACACGCCGTATGGAAGTGTATTTGTATTTCGATTTACCGGAAGGACAACGTTTATTCCACTTCATGGGTAACCCAATGGAAACAAGACATATGGTAATGACCAATAACGAAGCGGTGATCTCTCCACCCTGGAGTACACACTTTGGTTGCGGCACTACCAACTATGGTTTCATTTGGGGAATGGCCGGTGAAAATTTAGTTTATACTGATATGGACCCGGCTCCGGTTCCAACGCTGAAATAG
- a CDS encoding sugar kinase: MSKVLCFGELLLRLPPANGGEWLHTNQLPVFVGGAELNVATALATWQIPVKYCTALPDNIITHDIIAFLQTKNIDTSPIILSGERIGLYYLKEGADMKSEENVFDRKYSSFSTLNTGVVNWDEILKDVEWFHFSAIAPAVSEKAAALCLEALKAASQRNITISVDLNYRSLLWKYGKQPWEIMPSLVKYCDVIMGNIWAAQTLLGVSVDNNLLQPRSKEVFLQHATYTAKQLFDRFANCKWVANTFRFDADAGNISYYAALNTKEEQAVSPVFATDAIVDKVGSGDCFMAGLIYGLKSQRALRDVIGFAAAAAFAKLHEKGDSTKNTVETIQQVKAKFETIKQQSFIS; this comes from the coding sequence ATGAGTAAAGTGCTTTGCTTTGGGGAATTGTTGCTTCGTCTTCCACCTGCGAATGGTGGTGAATGGTTACATACAAACCAGTTGCCTGTGTTTGTTGGTGGTGCCGAACTCAACGTAGCAACAGCACTTGCTACCTGGCAAATACCTGTGAAATATTGCACAGCCTTACCCGATAATATCATCACACATGATATCATCGCTTTCCTCCAAACAAAAAATATCGACACCTCTCCTATCATTCTTTCCGGCGAACGCATTGGATTGTATTATCTGAAAGAAGGCGCCGATATGAAGAGTGAAGAGAATGTGTTCGATCGGAAATATTCATCCTTCTCTACGCTTAATACCGGAGTAGTTAATTGGGATGAGATATTAAAAGATGTTGAATGGTTTCACTTCAGTGCCATTGCTCCTGCGGTGAGTGAAAAAGCTGCTGCACTTTGTTTAGAAGCATTGAAAGCTGCATCGCAACGTAACATCACGATTTCTGTTGACTTGAATTATCGTTCACTGTTATGGAAGTATGGCAAACAGCCTTGGGAAATAATGCCAAGTCTTGTAAAGTATTGTGATGTAATTATGGGCAACATCTGGGCAGCACAAACATTGCTTGGTGTTTCTGTTGATAACAATCTTTTACAACCACGAAGCAAAGAAGTGTTTTTACAACATGCTACTTACACAGCTAAACAATTGTTTGACCGTTTTGCAAACTGTAAGTGGGTTGCCAATACATTTCGCTTTGATGCAGACGCTGGCAACATCAGTTACTATGCTGCACTCAATACAAAAGAAGAACAGGCTGTAAGCCCTGTGTTTGCAACTGATGCCATTGTTGATAAAGTTGGCAGTGGCGATTGCTTTATGGCAGGATTGATCTATGGATTAAAATCACAACGTGCATTGCGGGATGTGATCGGTTTTGCTGCAGCTGCTGCTTTTGCCAAGCTGCATGAAAAAGGCGATTCAACAAAAAATACAGTAGAAACTATTCAACAGGTAAAAGCAAAATTTGAAACAATCAAACAACAATCATTTATTTCCTAG
- a CDS encoding sugar kinase, which yields MSKKVVTLGEIMLRLSTPDFKRFVQADTFDITYGGGEANVSAALCNYGLNGTFVSKVPNNPIGQSAINHLRRYGVDTQFVARGGDRLGIYFLETGASMRASQVVYDRAGASIADVDASEFDWDKIFDGADWFHTTGITPALSDKAAALTLAALKAAKAKGITTSIDLNFRKKLWTKEKAREVMTGLCEFVDVCIGNEEDADLCLGFKAKDTDVTKGELNLDGFKDVFQQMKAKFGFKFIASSLRESHSASDNGWSALVYDGADYYHTKQYSVRIVDRVGSGDSFASGLIYGLVTGMPMGEAAEFGVAASALKHTIPGDLNHATLGEVKDLMKGDGSGRVQR from the coding sequence ATGTCGAAAAAAGTAGTAACACTCGGAGAGATTATGTTGCGTTTGTCAACTCCCGATTTTAAACGTTTTGTACAGGCTGATACATTTGATATCACTTATGGTGGTGGCGAAGCAAACGTATCTGCTGCACTATGTAACTATGGTTTGAATGGAACATTTGTATCCAAAGTGCCAAACAATCCAATCGGTCAATCGGCCATTAATCATTTACGTCGTTATGGTGTAGATACGCAGTTTGTTGCAAGAGGTGGAGACCGTTTAGGTATTTACTTCCTCGAAACAGGTGCATCAATGCGTGCATCGCAAGTAGTATATGATCGTGCAGGTGCATCTATTGCAGATGTGGATGCAAGTGAGTTTGACTGGGATAAAATTTTTGATGGTGCTGACTGGTTCCATACAACCGGTATCACTCCTGCATTGAGCGATAAAGCTGCTGCGTTGACGTTAGCTGCTTTAAAAGCTGCAAAAGCAAAAGGCATCACCACTTCTATCGATCTTAACTTCCGTAAAAAATTATGGACGAAAGAAAAAGCCCGTGAAGTAATGACTGGTCTTTGCGAATTTGTTGATGTTTGTATCGGTAACGAAGAAGATGCTGATTTATGCCTTGGCTTTAAAGCAAAAGATACAGACGTTACAAAAGGCGAATTGAACCTTGATGGTTTCAAAGATGTATTTCAACAAATGAAAGCGAAGTTTGGTTTCAAATTCATCGCTTCTTCATTACGTGAAAGCCACAGTGCTTCTGATAATGGCTGGAGTGCATTGGTATATGATGGCGCAGATTACTATCACACAAAACAATATAGTGTACGCATCGTTGACCGTGTTGGTAGTGGTGATTCATTTGCCAGTGGTTTGATCTACGGTTTAGTAACCGGCATGCCAATGGGCGAAGCAGCTGAGTTTGGTGTGGCTGCAAGTGCATTGAAACATACGATCCCTGGTGACTTGAACCATGCAACATTAGGAGAAGTAAAAGACCTGATGAAAGGTGATGGCAGCGGAAGGGTGCAACGATAA
- a CDS encoding YhcH/YjgK/YiaL family protein codes for MIIDTIKNAPKYFSAHPLFAKAFEYIQQTDLGNAADGKSDIAEGLKAIISNAPGKTKETSLQKFECHNKNIDIQLCIRGIETIGWKPREKCTSPKGEYNDEKDVLFFDDAPDTYFQLTDGQFAIFYPEDVHAPMIGEGEIKKLVIKVKI; via the coding sequence ATGATCATAGATACAATAAAGAATGCGCCCAAATACTTTTCAGCACATCCGTTGTTTGCAAAAGCATTTGAGTACATCCAGCAAACCGACCTCGGCAATGCTGCCGATGGCAAGAGTGATATTGCAGAAGGTTTAAAAGCCATCATCAGCAATGCACCCGGTAAAACAAAAGAAACCAGCCTGCAGAAGTTTGAATGTCATAACAAGAATATCGACATTCAGCTTTGCATCAGAGGTATTGAAACCATTGGCTGGAAACCAAGAGAAAAATGCACCTCACCAAAAGGCGAGTACAACGATGAAAAGGATGTATTGTTTTTCGACGATGCTCCTGATACTTATTTCCAATTAACCGATGGGCAGTTTGCGATCTTCTATCCAGAAGATGTGCATGCACCAATGATCGGTGAAGGGGAAATAAAAAAGTTAGTAATCAAAGTAAAAATCTAA
- a CDS encoding beta/alpha barrel domain-containing protein: MSKTQQISDAIVQQGILPLYFNPSEEVSLDVLKAIYKAGIKAVEYTNRGDAALANFTKMVQLRNAEMPGLLLGVGTIKNMQHATDYMAAGADFLVSPGFVPDVAAYCVANDIFYAPGCMTPSEIIAAENAGIKFIKLFPGNMLGTEFLTTIKDIFPKLLFMPTGGVDTTKESIESWYKAGVCAVGMGSKLISKKLMEAKDYAAMEEATKQVLEIIASVKK; the protein is encoded by the coding sequence ATGAGCAAAACACAACAGATATCAGACGCCATTGTACAACAGGGTATTCTTCCTTTGTATTTTAATCCAAGCGAAGAAGTAAGTCTTGATGTATTGAAAGCAATTTATAAGGCAGGTATCAAAGCAGTGGAATACACCAACCGTGGTGATGCTGCATTGGCAAACTTCACCAAAATGGTGCAGCTGCGTAATGCAGAAATGCCCGGTTTGTTACTGGGTGTTGGTACCATTAAGAACATGCAACACGCAACAGACTATATGGCAGCAGGTGCCGACTTTTTAGTAAGTCCCGGCTTTGTTCCTGATGTAGCAGCCTATTGCGTAGCAAATGATATTTTCTATGCACCGGGTTGTATGACACCGAGTGAAATTATTGCAGCAGAAAATGCAGGCATCAAATTCATCAAGTTATTCCCGGGAAATATGTTGGGCACAGAGTTTTTAACTACTATTAAGGATATCTTCCCTAAATTGTTGTTTATGCCAACAGGTGGCGTGGATACAACCAAAGAAAGTATTGAGAGCTGGTATAAAGCAGGTGTTTGTGCAGTGGGTATGGGCAGTAAACTCATCAGCAAAAAATTAATGGAAGCAAAAGATTATGCGGCCATGGAAGAAGCAACGAAACAAGTGCTGGAAATCATCGCATCAGTAAAAAAATAA
- a CDS encoding MFS transporter: MQQAIGKYRWTICALLFFATTINYLDRQVLSLLQPTLEGEYGWTNTDYANITIVFQLVYAISMLFAGKVIDRLGTKKGFIWAIVVWSIGAMIHAAAIPIGTGLSKIIAALGMSIGSVSVLGFMLARAVLAIGEAGNFPAAIKATAEYFPKKERSLATGIFNSGANIGAIVAAPVVNFLLSVWHWQGAFIVVGGVGFLWMGLWIWFYDKPEEQKRLSAAEFNYIHSGEDEVAGPQNEKQREKVSWGKLLGYKQTWAFAFGKFMTDGVWWFFLFWLPAFLKAQYGMTKADINIPIMTLYSMTMIGSIGGGWLPMYFIRKGYLPYDGRMKAMLLIALVPLVVLLAQPFGHISFWVPVLLIGIGASAHQAWSANIFTTVSDMFPKKAIGSVVGIGGMAGGFGGVILSKLGGFLFDKYKSFGIAEAWVKAKANGLGNYVDQILNLKLVTKYGDAINLNSSELGGLPAEVTTQLKTIDAAAFDQIVQLQKPLVQAQMTTSYTIMFTICALAYLVAWGVMKTLVPKYKVINDL; the protein is encoded by the coding sequence ATGCAGCAAGCCATAGGTAAATACAGGTGGACGATTTGTGCCCTACTCTTTTTTGCAACAACCATCAACTATCTTGACAGGCAGGTGTTGAGTTTGCTTCAACCTACCCTGGAAGGGGAATACGGGTGGACCAATACCGATTATGCAAACATCACCATCGTGTTTCAATTGGTGTATGCTATCTCTATGCTTTTTGCAGGAAAGGTGATTGACAGATTGGGTACAAAGAAAGGATTCATCTGGGCAATTGTTGTATGGTCGATTGGTGCTATGATCCATGCTGCAGCAATTCCAATTGGTACAGGCTTGAGTAAGATCATTGCTGCATTAGGTATGTCGATCGGTTCTGTTTCTGTATTAGGTTTTATGTTAGCCAGGGCAGTACTTGCCATTGGTGAAGCTGGAAACTTTCCCGCTGCTATTAAAGCCACTGCCGAATATTTCCCCAAGAAAGAACGTTCACTTGCAACGGGTATTTTTAACTCGGGTGCCAATATTGGTGCCATCGTTGCTGCTCCTGTTGTGAACTTTTTATTGAGTGTTTGGCATTGGCAAGGTGCTTTTATTGTAGTGGGTGGTGTTGGTTTCTTATGGATGGGTTTATGGATCTGGTTCTATGATAAGCCTGAAGAACAAAAAAGATTATCAGCTGCGGAATTCAACTATATACACAGTGGTGAAGATGAAGTAGCAGGTCCCCAAAACGAAAAGCAAAGAGAAAAAGTATCATGGGGTAAGTTGCTTGGTTATAAACAAACATGGGCATTTGCGTTTGGTAAGTTTATGACCGATGGTGTATGGTGGTTTTTTCTCTTCTGGCTTCCGGCATTTTTGAAAGCACAATACGGCATGACGAAAGCTGATATTAATATTCCCATCATGACCTTGTACAGCATGACCATGATCGGCAGTATTGGCGGAGGCTGGCTTCCCATGTATTTTATCAGGAAAGGTTACCTGCCTTATGATGGCCGTATGAAAGCCATGTTACTGATTGCACTGGTGCCGTTGGTTGTATTGCTTGCACAACCCTTCGGGCATATCAGTTTCTGGGTTCCGGTATTGTTGATTGGTATCGGTGCATCAGCACACCAGGCATGGAGTGCAAACATTTTTACTACGGTAAGTGATATGTTCCCGAAAAAAGCCATTGGTTCTGTTGTAGGCATTGGTGGTATGGCAGGCGGTTTTGGTGGTGTTATACTTTCCAAACTGGGTGGTTTTTTATTCGATAAGTATAAGTCGTTTGGTATTGCTGAAGCATGGGTAAAAGCAAAAGCAAATGGTTTGGGTAACTATGTTGACCAGATCCTCAATTTGAAACTTGTGACCAAATATGGCGATGCCATTAATCTTAATAGCTCAGAACTGGGCGGGTTACCTGCTGAAGTAACTACTCAACTCAAGACTATAGATGCTGCTGCATTTGACCAGATCGTGCAATTACAAAAACCCCTGGTGCAGGCGCAGATGACGACGTCGTACACGATCATGTTTACAATTTGTGCGTTAGCTTATTTGGTAGCATGGGGAGTGATGAAAACATTAGTGCCGAAGTATAAAGTGATTAACGATCTGTAA